One Dreissena polymorpha isolate Duluth1 chromosome 9, UMN_Dpol_1.0, whole genome shotgun sequence genomic window carries:
- the LOC127845579 gene encoding heat shock 70 kDa protein 12A-like, with product MKNTGTGALKGKSLYIVKMGGKSTKAPAVVAAIDFGTTYTGYAFKFASDDTIYSTFNRTECRVPTCVLLRPDKTLRAFGKDAVDEYETILSTEEQKSYFYFRHFKMLLYKTGSKNVKDTISDIRGKYMDALEVFTIVLAHMKRQILQDIKTRKYVDKPIPDQEVRWIITVPAIWSDFSRNFMRQASEGAGFIPENTRLVLEPEAASAFVKSKKLAIKGNACARLEKGHRYIIADLGGGTIDICAHEIIDEGRVIELCRPCGDYGGGTVIDQEFLNFLVKLFGGEVVEMFKTKHRLKFFDLLQEFENKKCTFSNTTQKVIIDLRGLFQLYQDKEKENPFEMLERSLYGNRVHLHENKNHLYLFNETMKEFFEKSRSAIIKNMKDSVEECRKQGKPIQSILLAGGLSESPYIQECIRQEFEGELQVICADEGRLSVVKGAVILGCTPRGHITRKAPYTYGCYQIRPFDSTKHDQSLCITHNNVKQCDKLFCKLIEKGQTMHHNESFAVEGEITIRDEDLKTKIRHMSLWRSPLTDPKYCLPDEKNQAHLVAKIDIEPPEGGWQSTLEHVQRLIVDDNEFVIKFMNKNNRMEFKTTVTYVN from the coding sequence atgaaAAACACTGGTACAGGTGCGTTAAAGGGCAAATCATTATATATTGTAAAGATGGGGGGTAAATCCACAAAAGCACCTGCTGTAGTCGCCGCCATAGATTTCGGGACGACATATACAGGATACGCCTTCAAGTTTGCTTCCGACGACACAATTTACAGTACCTTTAACCGAACCGAATGCCGCGTTCCAACTTGTGTTTTACTCAGACCAGACAAGACTTTGCGTGCATTCGGAAAGGATGCAGTTGATGAGTATGAAACAATTTTGTCGACCGAAGAGCAGAAATCTTATTTCTACTTTCgacattttaaaatgttgctATATAAAACGGGATCAAAGAATGTTAAAGATACTATATCTGACATACGAGGAAAATACATGGACGCTTTAGAAGTCTTTACAATTGTTCTGGCACATATGAAGAGACAAATATTACAAGACATAAAAACTAGAAAGTATGTAGATAAACCCATACCGGATCAAGAGGTTCGGTGGATTATAACTGTACCTGCCATTTGGAGTGATTTTTCCAGGAACTTTATGCGACAAGCTTCGGAGGGTGCAGGATTCATTCCTGAAAATACCAGACTTGTGCTAGAGCCCGAAGCAGCATCGGCGTTTGTGAAAAGTAAAAAATTGGCGATTAAAGGCAATGCATGCGCTCGATTGGAGAAAGGTCATCGGTATATTATTGCTGATCTTGGGGGAGGGACAATTGATATTTGTGCCCACGAGATTATTGATGAAGGACGAGTAATTGAGTTATGCAGGCCATGTGGCGATTACGGAGGTGGGACGGTCATTGACCAAGAGTTTCTTAACTTCCTTGTTAAACTGTTCGGAGGAGAGGTTGTAGAAATGTTTAAAACCAAACATAGATTAAAATTCTTCGATCTTCTGCAAGAATTCGAAAACAAAAAATGCACGTTTTCAAATACCACACAAAAGGTGATCATTGATTTACGTGGTCTTTTCCAACTGTATCAAGATAAGGAGAAAGAAAATCCATTCGAAATGCTTGAAAGATCGCTGTATGGAAACAGAGTTCATCTGCATGAAAACAAAAACCATTTGTATTTGTTCAATGAGACGATGAAAGAATTCTTCGAGAAGTCACGGTCTGCTATAATTAAAAACATGAAAGACAGTGTTGAAGAATGTCGCAAACAAGGCAAGCCTATTCAGTCTATTTTGTTAGCCGGAGGGCTTTCAGAATCGCCTTACATACAAGAATGTATAAGGCAGGAATTTGAGGGGGAACTACAAGTCATCTGTGCGGACGAAGGTAGATTGTCTGTGGTGAAAGGTGCTGTCATATTAGGATGTACGCCGCGAGGTCATATTACAAGAAAAGCGCCGTATACGTACGGATGTTATCAAATACGACCATTTGATTCAACAAAGCACGACCAATCCCTTTGCATAACCCACAATAATGTGAAGCAGTGCGacaaattgttttgtaaattgatCGAGAAGGGACAGACCATGCATCATAATGAGTCCTTTGCGGTAGAAGGCGAAATCACAATACGAGACGaagatttgaaaacaaaaattcgCCACATGTCGCTATGGCGGTCGCCGCTAACCGATCCTAAATACTGCTTACCCGACGAGAAAAACCAGGCCCACCTTGTAGCGAAGATCGACATAGAACCACCGGAAGGTGGGTGGCAGAGCACGCTGGAACACGTGCAGAGACTAATAGTTGATGATAACGAATTTGTAATCAAGTTTATGAACAAAAATAATCGTATGGAATTTAAAACGACCGTTACTTATGTAAACTAG